The region ACCACCATTTTTAGAAGTATTCACAGTTGTTCAGCTATCTTCATCCGGCAGACCACCCCCTGCGCCAAACCCGTCTGGTGGAATTATTGGGATTATTGCCCTCGCCATGAAGTGGATTACATGATCCGGCTCAATTACTTGCTGATGAACCCGATTAAACATAAGTGTGTTACCAATTTACATCATTGGCCCTTTTCGAGTTTTCACACACTTTTTGCAGAAAAAGGTCGTCAGCAATTAGCGAAACAGTTTCGCAATTACCCTCAGTACCAGACACTGGTTTTGCAGGAAGCTTACGACGATGATTTTTAAGTACCAGAGAGACATTTAGCATTCAGGAGTCCAAAGCTTGCTTTGAGCGAGCTCTGGACTCCAAAGTTCCGACATTATGAGCAAGCTCTGGACCCCAAAGTTCCGGCATTATGAATAAAGAACGCGCCCGCCCAGACCCAGACGAGTTATTAACCCTGGTTCAAAAAGAAGAAAAAGAACAGGCTCGCGGCAAACTCAAAATATTTTTGGGGTATGCCGCCGGGGTGGGCAAAACTTACGCCATGCTGGAAGCCGCGCACCAGCGCCTGACCGAAGGCGTTGATTTGGTGGTGGCCTATGTCGAGACGCATGGCCGGGCTGAAACCGAAACCCTGCTACAAGGGTTAGAAATCATCCCCCGCCAACAGATCGAATATCGCCACGTAATCCTGACCGAGATGGATATTGACGCGGTGCTGGCCCGTCGTCCCCAACTGGCGTTGGTGGATGAACTGGCCCATACCAACGCCCCCGGCTCGCGCCACGCCAGACGGTATCAAGATGTGCTGGAACTGCTCGACACCGGGATAGACGTTTACACTACGCTGAACATTCAACACCTGGAAAGCCTTAACGATGTCGTGGTCCAAATCACGAGCGTCACAGTGCGCGAAACCGTGCCGGATCGTTTGCTGGATGAAGCGCATGAGATTGAGTTGATTGACCTGCCCCTTGACGAATTATTACAGCGCCTGGAGGAGGGTAAAGTTTACGTGCCGGAGCAGGCGGCGCAGGCTATCCGCAAGTTTTTCCGCCCAGGTAATCTGTCGGCGCTGCGCGAACTGGCCTTACGCCGGGCCGCCGACCGGATTGATGAGCAGATGCGGGCCTACATGCAAGCCCACGCTATTGCCGGGCCGTGGCCGGCAGGGGAGCGCTTGCTGGTGTGCGTCAGCCCCAGCCCGTTGAGCGAACGGTTGGTACGAACCGCCCGGCGGCTGGCTGTTCGCCTCAACGCCGAATGGTTTGCCGTGTATGTTGAAACGCCCGGCCACGCCCAAATGTCGCATGCCGGCCGTGACCGGGTGGCCCGCAATTTGCAGTTAGCCGAGTTGTTAGGAGCCAAAACCATGATCGTTTCGGGCCGGTCCGCTGCCGAAGCCATTGTGGACTTTGCCCAAACCCACAATATTGCCACCATTGTAATCGGTAAACCGCTGCGCCCGCGTTGGGTTGAATTGCTGCGAGGTCCGGTTGTTGACCGGATTATCCGGCAAAGCGGCGACCTTGATATTTATGTTATCAGCAGCGCCACGGCAGAAAAACTGCCGGATGTTCAACATAAGTTAGTCGGCAAACAACCCTTTCATTGGCAGGGTTATGTCCAGAGCGCCGGGCTGGTGGCGCTGACTACGCTATTGGGGGTTCCCCTGCGCCCGTTTATAGAACCAACCAATCTGGTGATGCTCTACCTGCTGGCGGTGGTGATGGCGGCCATCTGGCTGGGCCGGCACCCGGCGATGTTGGCCTCATTTTTAAGCGTGGTAGCCTTTAATTATGTTTTTGTGCCGCCCTACTACACCTATGTGGTGTCCGACGCTCAATTTTTGCTGACCTTTGCCGCGCTGCTGGTGGTCGGCATTGTCATCAGCACTTTGACGGCCCAGGCCCGCGACCAGGCCAGAGCCGCCCAACGCCGCCAGGCCCATACCGCCGCGCTTTACGAACTGAGCCGCGACCTGGCTGCCGCCATTGAGCCGGAAGATATTGCCCAAATTGTGATCACGCATATTGGCCAGCTATTAGCCTGCCGGGCCACCATCCTGCTACCACAACAGAAAACTTTGCACCCCTGTTGCAACAACAATGACTTTGACCTGGATGACAACGAACTGGCGGTGGCAGCGTGGGTTTTGCAGCACAACCAACCGGCGGGACGCGGCACCGACACTCTGGCTGGGGCCAAAAATAGCTACCTGCCCTTAGAGGCCGCGCAGCATATTGTGGGGGTTTTGGGCATTGGTAGAGATAAAAATGCCGATCCCTTGACCCCGGAACAATGGCGTTTGTTAGAATCCTTTGCCCACCAGGGAGCGCAAGCCCTGCGACGGGTGCAACTGGCCGAAGAAGCGCGCCAGGCCCGGTTGCTCCGAGAAACCGAACAACTGCAAACCGCTCTGCTAAATTCCATCTCGCACGACCTGCGCACGCCGCTAGCCTCCATCACCGGCGCATTAAGCAGCCTGCGCGACGACGCGCCATTTCTGGATGAAACCGGGCGCAACGTCCTGGTTAGCACCGCCTGGGAGCAAGCCGACCGGCTGAACAATTTGGTGGGCAACTTACTCCAGATGACTCGCATGGAGGCCGGAGGTATGAAGGTTAAACCAGAATTGTGCGATATACAAGATATGATTGGTGTAGCATTAGCCCAACTGGGCAACCGGCTGGATGAACGCCCGATCAATATTGACATACCCGATAACCTGCCCTTGATTCCGCTGGACATAGTCTTGATGGTGCAGGTGTTGGTCAACTTATTGGATAACACTCTAAAATATTCTCCGCCTCAAGAACCAATAACCATCCGCGCCAACCTGATTGAATCCGAACTGGTTTTACAGGTTATTGATAAGGGCCCCGGCATACCTGACCCGGAACTGGAACGCATTTTTGGCAAGTTTTATCGCCTGGAGCGTCCCGATGATGTGGGAGGCACCGGGTTAGGATTATCCATCAGCAAAGGCATTGTGGAAGCGCACAATGGCCGTATCTGGGCTAAAAACAGGGACGGTGGGGGCGCAATATTTAGCCTTGCCGTGCCCGTGATCCAACAAGAAAGTATGAAAGAAAGATTATGAGCGAAAACGGTCCCCGTATATTGGTGGTTGATGATGAAAAAGCGATTCGCCGCTTTCTAAAAACTTCGCTAACGGCCAACGGTTACGCCGTGTTTGAGGCTGCAAACGGCGCCGACGCTTTGACGGCGGTGGTTAGTCACCGCCCCGATGCGGTAATTTTGGATTTGGGATTACCGGATATGGATGGCACTCAAGTTACAGCACGGCTGCGAGAATGGACCCGCTTGCCTATCATCATCCTCTCGGTGCGCGGGCAGGAAACCGACAAAATTACGGCGCTGGATGCCGGAGCCGACGATTACCTGACCAAACCCTTTGGCGTGGGCGAATTGATGGCCCGCATCCGGGTGGCCCTACGTCGCACGGCGAGTAATGGCCAGACCGAGTCAGTGTTCACCACCGACGATTTGGAGGTTGATCTGGCGCGACGGTTGGTGAAAATTGACGGTCATGAGATACAACTTACTCCCACAGAATACGATTTGTTACGGGTACTGGTCAACGATGCCGGGAAGGTACTGACCCACCAATATCTGTTGCGAAAAGTGTGGGGCATGGGTTACGAAGCCGAGGCACACCTGCTGCGGGTCAACATCAGCAACTTGCGTCGCAAATTAGAACAAAATCCGGCCCGACCCCGCTACATCCTTACGGAACCAGGGGTTGGTTACCGCTTGCACGTTGAGGCTTAGGACTAAGTACAGCATTGCGCATAGTGTGTTCCGGGTTTTCTCGTTCCCAAACTGAGTTTGGAAACGAGAAAACCCGCGTTGTTGCCCGGAACGAATTTATGCAACGGTGTACTAAGGATTTAATAACTTCCGCATTTGGTCTAGTAAGTCTAAACTTGGTGGCAGGCGACCCAATGCTCCGGCGCAATCTCGCGCCATTCCGGGAGATCGGTGCTGCACCGGGGCACAGCTATGGGGCAACGCGGGTGAAAACGACATCCCGGCGGGGGGTTAATGGGGCTGGGGACATCGCCGCCTAAAATAACGCGCCGGCGGGCGCGGTCTTTTTTGGGATCAGGGATGGGCACGGCCGAAAACAGGGCCTGGGTGTAGGGGTGCAGCGGGTTTTCGTACAACTCATTGCGCTCGCCCAACTCCACAATGCAACCCAGGTACATCACCGCCACCCGGTCGCAGATGTGCCGCACCATGCTTAAGTCGTGCGCCACAAACAAGTAGGTCAGGCCAAAGCGGTCTTGCAAATCCTCCAGCAGGTTGACGACCTGGGCCTGAATGGAAACATCCAGCGCCGAAATGGGTTCATCGCACACAATGAACAAGGGGTCTGAAGCCAGGGCGCGGGCAATGCCAATGCGCTGGCGCTGGCCGCCGGAGAACTCGTGCGGAAAACGATTGACCAGGCGGCCGTTCAGGCCCACCAGGTTGATCAATTCTTTGACCCGCTCAGAACGCTCTTTATCGGTTTTGATCAATTTGTGCACCCGCAGCGGCTCGCTGACAATGGCATTCACGGTCCAGCGGGGATTGAGCGAGGCGTAGGGGTCTTGAAAAATCATCTGGGCTTTGCGGCGAATGGCCAGCAATTCCTTCCCTTTGGCCGAGGCCACCTCGTGCCCGTCAATTTTGACCATGCCGGCGGTGGGGGGGTACAGGCCCAGCATGGTGCGGCCGGCGGTGGTTTTGCCGCAGCCGCTTTCGCCAACCAGGCCCAGGGTTTGGCCGCACTCAATGGTAAAAGAAATTCCATCCACGGCCCGCACCACGCCCATTTGGCGCTGAAAGACCAGGCCCTGTTTGACCGGGTAATGTTTGACCAAATTTTCAACCACTACCAGCGCCGACGAGTTGGTCATAGGGACGCTCCATTAAGATGCAGCCAGCAGGCCACAGCATGCGCCGGTTCAATCCGGTTCAAAGGCGGATTTTCGGCCTCGCAGCGGTCAAAGAAAAATTCGCAGCGCGGGGCAAAAGGACAGCCCCGGGGTTCCACCAGCAGATTGGGCGGCGCGCCAGGGATGGATTTGAGACGGCGATCCCTTTTGCGATCCACGCGCGGCAAGGCGGCCAACAGAGCCAGGGTGTAGGGATGTTTGGGACGTTCGTACAGGTCATCCACCCCCGCCTCTTCCACAATGTAACCGGCGTACATAACAATCACCCGGTGGGCCAGCCCGGCCACCACGCCCAGATCATGCGTAATCCAAACAATGGCCATGTGCGACTGGTCGCGCAGTTGAGCCACCAATTCCACAATCTGAGCCTGAATGGTAACATCCAGGGCCGTGGTCGGTTCGTCGGCAATCAGCACTTTGGGTTCGCAGGCCAGGGCCATGGCAATCATTACCCGCTGGCGCTGGCCGCCGGAGAATTGGTGGGGATAATCATTCAGGCGCTGCTTGGCGTCGGAGATGCCCACCCGTTCCAGTAATTCCACGGCCCGGCGTTCAGCGAGGGCTTGATCCATCCCCAAATGCGTACACAGTGACTCGGTGATCTGTTTGCCTATGGTCAGCACCGGGTTCAAAGACGTCATCGGGTCCTGAAATATCATGGCAATTTCTTTGCCCCGCACATCTTCCATCTGGCTTTCGCTCTTTTTCAACAAATCTTCGCCCCGGTAAACGGCCGTGCCGCTGACAATCTGGCCAGGGGGGATGGGAATCAACTGGAGCAGGGACATCATGCTCACCGATTTGCCACAGCCGCTCTCGCCCACAATGGCCAGGGTTTCGCTCTCATCAAGGTGAAAGGAGATGCCGTTGACGGCAAAAACCACCCCCTCGGGCGTGTGAAAGCGGGTGCGCAGGTCAGAAACTTTTAGCAGGGTTTGATTTTCCTTCACAATTCTCTCAAACGGTCCGGC is a window of Anaerolineae bacterium DNA encoding:
- a CDS encoding sensor histidine kinase KdpD, translated to MNKERARPDPDELLTLVQKEEKEQARGKLKIFLGYAAGVGKTYAMLEAAHQRLTEGVDLVVAYVETHGRAETETLLQGLEIIPRQQIEYRHVILTEMDIDAVLARRPQLALVDELAHTNAPGSRHARRYQDVLELLDTGIDVYTTLNIQHLESLNDVVVQITSVTVRETVPDRLLDEAHEIELIDLPLDELLQRLEEGKVYVPEQAAQAIRKFFRPGNLSALRELALRRAADRIDEQMRAYMQAHAIAGPWPAGERLLVCVSPSPLSERLVRTARRLAVRLNAEWFAVYVETPGHAQMSHAGRDRVARNLQLAELLGAKTMIVSGRSAAEAIVDFAQTHNIATIVIGKPLRPRWVELLRGPVVDRIIRQSGDLDIYVISSATAEKLPDVQHKLVGKQPFHWQGYVQSAGLVALTTLLGVPLRPFIEPTNLVMLYLLAVVMAAIWLGRHPAMLASFLSVVAFNYVFVPPYYTYVVSDAQFLLTFAALLVVGIVISTLTAQARDQARAAQRRQAHTAALYELSRDLAAAIEPEDIAQIVITHIGQLLACRATILLPQQKTLHPCCNNNDFDLDDNELAVAAWVLQHNQPAGRGTDTLAGAKNSYLPLEAAQHIVGVLGIGRDKNADPLTPEQWRLLESFAHQGAQALRRVQLAEEARQARLLRETEQLQTALLNSISHDLRTPLASITGALSSLRDDAPFLDETGRNVLVSTAWEQADRLNNLVGNLLQMTRMEAGGMKVKPELCDIQDMIGVALAQLGNRLDERPINIDIPDNLPLIPLDIVLMVQVLVNLLDNTLKYSPPQEPITIRANLIESELVLQVIDKGPGIPDPELERIFGKFYRLERPDDVGGTGLGLSISKGIVEAHNGRIWAKNRDGGGAIFSLAVPVIQQESMKERL
- a CDS encoding ATP-binding cassette domain-containing protein, which produces MTNSSALVVVENLVKHYPVKQGLVFQRQMGVVRAVDGISFTIECGQTLGLVGESGCGKTTAGRTMLGLYPPTAGMVKIDGHEVASAKGKELLAIRRKAQMIFQDPYASLNPRWTVNAIVSEPLRVHKLIKTDKERSERVKELINLVGLNGRLVNRFPHEFSGGQRQRIGIARALASDPLFIVCDEPISALDVSIQAQVVNLLEDLQDRFGLTYLFVAHDLSMVRHICDRVAVMYLGCIVELGERNELYENPLHPYTQALFSAVPIPDPKKDRARRRVILGGDVPSPINPPPGCRFHPRCPIAVPRCSTDLPEWREIAPEHWVACHQV
- a CDS encoding ABC transporter ATP-binding protein, producing MPWTRAAGPFERIVKENQTLLKVSDLRTRFHTPEGVVFAVNGISFHLDESETLAIVGESGCGKSVSMMSLLQLIPIPPGQIVSGTAVYRGEDLLKKSESQMEDVRGKEIAMIFQDPMTSLNPVLTIGKQITESLCTHLGMDQALAERRAVELLERVGISDAKQRLNDYPHQFSGGQRQRVMIAMALACEPKVLIADEPTTALDVTIQAQIVELVAQLRDQSHMAIVWITHDLGVVAGLAHRVIVMYAGYIVEEAGVDDLYERPKHPYTLALLAALPRVDRKRDRRLKSIPGAPPNLLVEPRGCPFAPRCEFFFDRCEAENPPLNRIEPAHAVACWLHLNGASL
- a CDS encoding response regulator; this encodes MSENGPRILVVDDEKAIRRFLKTSLTANGYAVFEAANGADALTAVVSHRPDAVILDLGLPDMDGTQVTARLREWTRLPIIILSVRGQETDKITALDAGADDYLTKPFGVGELMARIRVALRRTASNGQTESVFTTDDLEVDLARRLVKIDGHEIQLTPTEYDLLRVLVNDAGKVLTHQYLLRKVWGMGYEAEAHLLRVNISNLRRKLEQNPARPRYILTEPGVGYRLHVEA